Proteins encoded together in one Solanum lycopersicum chromosome 7, SLM_r2.1 window:
- the LOC138337342 gene encoding uncharacterized protein yields MNQSFILGGDGILRYQDMLCVPDVDDLRTRIVAQAHGSRYSIHPGSTKIYHDLKKVKLRVPFHPQTDGKAERSTQTLEDMLRACVIDFIGSWDDHFPLIEFSYNNSYHSSIGMTPLEELYSRRCRSQLGGSRVESHPFRVKISFMRP; encoded by the exons atgaatcaGTCTTTCATtttgggaggtgatggcatactTAGGTATCAAGACATgctgtgtgtaccagatgtggatgatttgcggacTAGGATTGTTGCAcaggcccatggttccagatattccatacatccaggcTCCACCAAGatatatcatgatcttaagaag GTAAAGCTTAGAGTaccctttcatcctcagactgatgggaaGGCAGAGCGCAGCActcagacattggaggacatgttgagagcgtgtgtgattgacttcataggtagctgggatgaccattttcctttgatagagttctcgtataataatagctatcactccagcattgggatgacACCGCTTGAGGAACTGTAtagtaggaggtgtagatctcagttgggtggttcgagggtggagagtcatccatttcGGGTCAAGatatcattcatgaggccttaa
- the LOC138337343 gene encoding uncharacterized protein produces MIGVPENYKNRANRLANQQHKKKIQIQDEQGQQEESQEEQWQTQRRKHPKTQEQATLNAVWRPVNSPAQKISSNQHEQEIAGISILPTQNSFTNLDLQEKQERQQAEQTGIGETLIDSKTSKSTGIDLSLPSPKTPIIGDVDTGFTDEVVGGMDGGCQEIAINLQEGDTKGGNLPHVMHEGLVYDPRTAHRATRNIENMQKQSSQLQQQAQNSDNQKQAANETIKEQVEKLIDQGQEKPSVTKGNENTPKSKNKPSKQKRDAEKRRQSKQHEKDMEQEKEVSGESCNKFVLVDDNHGLNILPLQVQYMTPHTSDPLDKMQQHGNTEQILDEYNVINSKDEMVEDNQPVRDSDNNDETSEDLIRAFSPYKDETIENEI; encoded by the exons ATGATAGGAGTACCGGAAAATTACAAGAACAGGGCCAACAGG CTGGCAAATCagcaacacaaaaaaaaaatacaaattcagGATGAACAGGGCCAGCAAGAGGAGTCACAGGAAGAACAATGGCAAACACAAAGGAGGAAACACCCCAAAACTCAGGAACAGGCTACTTTAAATGCTGTGTGGAGGCCTGTCAATTCTCCAGCACAAAAAATCAGCAGCAACCAGCATGAGCAGGAAATTGCAGGTATATCCATTCTTCCAACTCAAAACTCTTTTACAAATCTTGATTTGCAGGAAAAACAGGAGAGGCAGCAGGCTGAACAGACTGGGATCGGAGAAACA CTTATTGACAGCAAAACAAGCAAGAGCACAGGTATTGACTTATCTCTCCCAAGCCCCAAAACCCCCATTATTGGTGATGTTGATACTGGTTTTACTGATGAAGTTGTTGGAGGTATGGATGGGGGGTGTCAGGAGATAGCCATTAACTTGCAGGAAGGGGACACCAAAGGGGGGAATTTGCCTCATGTTATGCATGAAGGGTTGGTTTATGACCCTAGGACAGCCCATAGAGCCACTAGGAATATTGAAAATATGCAGAAACAAAGCAGTCAATTACAGCAGCAAGCTCAAAACAGTGACAACCAAAAGCAGGCTGCAAATGAAACTATAAAAGAACAGGTTGAAAAACTGATTGATCAGGGCCAAGAGAAACCTAGTGTTACTAAGGGCAATGAAAACACTCCAAAAAGTAAGAATAAGCCTAGTAAACAAAAAAGAGATGCTGAAAAAAGGAGACAGAGCAAACAACATGAAAAGGATATGGAACAAGAAAAGGAAGTAAGTGGAGAATCTTGTAACAAATTTGTGTTGGTGGATGATAACCATGGCTTGAATATCCTCCCCCTACAGGTACAATACATGACTCCTCATACCTCAGACCCTCTAGATAAAATGCAACAACATGGTAATACTGAACAGATTCTGGATGAATATAATGTGATCAACTCTAAGGATGAAATGGTTGAGGATAACCAGCCTGTAAGAGACTCtgataataatgatgagacTAGTGAAGACCTCATTAGGGCTTTCAGTCCATATAAAGATGAGACAATTGAGAATGAGATCTAG
- the LOC138337344 gene encoding uncharacterized protein yields the protein MSSPHQDLSKVQILAKSIVPIVQTREAILEKVAMKSPESRINIRPSSSSNLLVLSTGVCSPKEDEYPNKNLEQMDGRVASGDNSGDLTVPYVRINGGTMKEGVGQSQNTQGTLSISQPNSGNINTNNPASSTNRNSDVHSERHGNTGEGSSRDRGEERHSPAMVPHEMDDKQTVKDNNNRQKETVKEQQGNNKMTMDTQPAVSAAGTSNFSFAMTSTSTHLTPHLNAGNSIGEHNMQEKGERKEGAQEHMHDQTKEKHNQTHNQHQQIDKERRSLEGINVEQKKGNAGKHNDHTK from the coding sequence ATGAGTTCCCCTCATCAAGATCTATCCAAGGtccaaattttggcaaaatccATCGTCCCAATCGTTCAGACGAGAGAGGCGATTTTGGAGAAAGTCGCGATGAAGTCGCCTGAGTCGCGTATCAATATTCGACCAAGTTCTTCTTCGAATCTTCTGGTTTTGAGTACTGGGGTTTGTTCTCCTAAGGAAGACGAGTATCCCAACAAAAATTTGGAGCAAATGGACGGTCGAGTCGCCAGTGGTGATAATTCCGGCGACCTTACTGTTCCATACGTCAGAATTAATGGAGGTACAATGAAGGAAGGGGTTGGCCAATCTCAAAATACACAAGGAACACTCTCAATTAGTCAACCTAACAGTGGAAACATTAATACCAACAATCCAGCATCCTCCACAAATCGCAACTCAGATGTTCATAGTGAGCGACATGGAAATACAGGGGAAGGGTCAAGTCGTGATCGAGGAGAAGAACGACATAGCCCTGCAATGGTGCCTCACGAAATGGATGATAAACAAACGGTGAAAGACAACAACAATCGCCAGAAGGAAACCGTCAAGGAGCAGCAGGGCAATAACAAGATGACTATGGACACACAACCTGCTGTTTCAGCAGCAGGAACCTCTAATTTTTCCTTTGCCATGACAAGTACATCAACACACTTAACCCCTCATCTCAATGCAGGTAATTCGATAGGAGAACATAATATGCaggaaaaaggagaaagaaaggagGGAGCACAGGAGCACATGCATGATCAAACCAAGGAGAAGCACAATCAAACCCATAATCAACACCAGCAGATTGATAAAGAAAGGAGAAGCTTGGAAGGAATCAATGTGGAGCAAAAGAAAGGGAATGCTGGAAAGCACAACGATCACACCAAGTAA